One genomic region from Vanacampus margaritifer isolate UIUO_Vmar chromosome 2, RoL_Vmar_1.0, whole genome shotgun sequence encodes:
- the LOC144043265 gene encoding ADP-ribosylation factor 1-like 2 isoform X1 yields the protein MFTPYCPIYSPVSTRHNCQYVLRYDGEKERRTCNTELGNDGFNWTSSSFTTKDGGTTLNPDFDQSEGATFRGKDGTRKQSHSGNGDVSNGRHFPEKGNALKTLQGKSFVPGKRTFLSVATMGNIFGFLKLFGKKEMRILMVGLDAAGKTTILYKLKLGEIVTTIPTIGFNVETVEYKNISFTVWDVGGQDKIRPLWRHYFQNTQGLIFVVDSNDRERCAEAREELMRMLAEDELRGAQLLVLANKQDLPNAMTAAEITDKMGLHSMRDRQWYIQATCATNGDGLCEGLDWLATMLKKN from the exons atgTTCACCCCCTACTGTCCTATTTATAGTCCTGTGTCCacacgtcacaactgtcagtATGTGCTGAGATATGACGGCGAAAAGGAGCGAAGAACATGTAACACAGAGCTAGGAAATGATGGATTTAACTGGACCTCAAGCAGCTTCACTACTAAGGATGGCGGCACAACGCTAAATCCCGATTTTGACCAGAGTGAA GGGGCGACATTCCGCGGAAAGGATGGAACGCGGAAGCAAAGCCACAGCGGAAACGGTGACGTGTCAAATGGTCGCCATTTCCCGGAGAAAGGAAACGCCTTGAAGACGCTGCAAGGTAAAAGCTTCGT ACCAGGAAAACGTACATTCTTGTCAGTAGCAACCATGGGGAACATATTTGGATTTCTCAAACTCTTTGGCAAGAAGGAAATGAGGATCCTTATGGTGGGCCTGGACGCCGCCGGCAAAACCACCATTTTGTATAAACTCAAACTCGGGGAGATTGTCACCACCATTCCAACAATTG GTTTTAACGTGGAGACGGTGGAATACAAGAACATCAGCTTTACGGTGTGGGACGTCGGCGGTCAGGACAAGATTCGACCGCTGTGGCGTCATTACTTTCAAAACACGCAAG GACTCATCTTTGTGGTAGACAGCAACGACCGAGAACGATGCGCCGAGGCTCGCGAGGAGCTCATGAGGATGTTGGCGGAGGACGAACTGCGCGGCGCTCAGCTTTTAGTCTTAGCTAATAAGCAG GACCTTCCCAATGCCATGACGGCAGCTGAGATCACAGACAAGATGGGTCTTCACTCCATGCGCGATAGACAATGGTACATCCAGGCTACCTGCGCCACAAACGGGGATGGCCTCTGCGAGGGACTCGATTGGTTGGCCACCATGCTGAAGAAAAACTAG
- the LOC144043265 gene encoding ADP-ribosylation factor 1-like 2 isoform X2 has protein sequence MGNIFGFLKLFGKKEMRILMVGLDAAGKTTILYKLKLGEIVTTIPTIGFNVETVEYKNISFTVWDVGGQDKIRPLWRHYFQNTQGLIFVVDSNDRERCAEAREELMRMLAEDELRGAQLLVLANKQDLPNAMTAAEITDKMGLHSMRDRQWYIQATCATNGDGLCEGLDWLATMLKKN, from the exons ATGGGGAACATATTTGGATTTCTCAAACTCTTTGGCAAGAAGGAAATGAGGATCCTTATGGTGGGCCTGGACGCCGCCGGCAAAACCACCATTTTGTATAAACTCAAACTCGGGGAGATTGTCACCACCATTCCAACAATTG GTTTTAACGTGGAGACGGTGGAATACAAGAACATCAGCTTTACGGTGTGGGACGTCGGCGGTCAGGACAAGATTCGACCGCTGTGGCGTCATTACTTTCAAAACACGCAAG GACTCATCTTTGTGGTAGACAGCAACGACCGAGAACGATGCGCCGAGGCTCGCGAGGAGCTCATGAGGATGTTGGCGGAGGACGAACTGCGCGGCGCTCAGCTTTTAGTCTTAGCTAATAAGCAG GACCTTCCCAATGCCATGACGGCAGCTGAGATCACAGACAAGATGGGTCTTCACTCCATGCGCGATAGACAATGGTACATCCAGGCTACCTGCGCCACAAACGGGGATGGCCTCTGCGAGGGACTCGATTGGTTGGCCACCATGCTGAAGAAAAACTAG